DNA from Triticum aestivum cultivar Chinese Spring chromosome 7D, IWGSC CS RefSeq v2.1, whole genome shotgun sequence:
gcttcattaacatttttcaaatacaagataaaaaattaatacatggtcatcatttttcaatacatatttaatattttaaaatactattttagcatttttccaaatgcttgattaacattttctaaatacatgatcaacttttttcacacaaattatatttattttgtattcatatacatgagaaatattttctttatacacatttaacattattgtaaatacaagttcaacattttttaatacatggtaaaCATTTTTTTCAATACACACTTTTAATATTTCTCAAATGCTTGATTTACATTTTTAAATACAAGACTAAGATTTTTTGAATTCATGGTCAATAttcttttctatacacattttaccatttcaaatccttgaataacatttttcaaatacaagtttaacaatTTTTAATAGATGTTCAAAATTTTTAATACAtgttttaacattttcaaatgcatgattaacatattacaaatacaagtttaacattttttaatacatggtcaacattttttctcttcacattttaacattttcaaatgctttattaacatttttaaataccaTATTAACATCTTTTTAACACGTGATCAACACTccttaatacatggtcaacatttttcaaatgcttgattaacatttttcaaatacaaaagTACCGTTCTAGAAGCTTCACAAAACTGCCTGGTGAGACATTTTTCTATTcagtttttttctttgttttctttatttTCATACACAAACTTTTTAAGATATATGTTGAATTTTTTTTTTATACAGGTTAAACAATTTTTATATACCCATTGAACATTCTGTGTATACAGGTTCAACATTTTTCACTTGCAcgatgaacattttccaaatacatgtttaACGATTTTCTGAAAACCATGTTGAATATTTGTCAGATATACATTGATTTTTTAATACATATTTTTTTTCATAAAtgcaatgaacatttttaaaacatgCCAACATTTCTTAAGTTGGAATTATCTTTTAAAACGTCACTAACATTTTCTCGATTAGTATGAAACATTTTTTTATATTACACAACAAAATTACATGTTATATATAGTTTTAGAAAATGACCTGAGCATATTTTTGAAATgagtgaacttttttttgaatcatATGAACACTTTTTACAAAATATGTGTACATTGTTTTTACATTTTCACGAATATTTTTAAGCGTATGAAAATTTTAAATGTcatgaacactttcatgaatggtatgaacattttttgagaatTTCATGAAACAAAAATTTACACTACATGAACATTTTCTTTTAAAATTTGAAGTACAGTAAGTTTTGaaatatatatatttagaatatgttgaaatgtaaagaaaataaaaaaggaaaataggGAAAATGAGCgagcaaagaaaagaaaacagaaaaatgaATAAAGAAGGAAAACCGAACGAAACGACCACTATTGGGCCGGCCCCCCATGGAGGCTGCTTGAGGGGAGTTGTACGTCCGTCTTGCAGCGGGCAAGACACAAACGCTCATAGGAGTTAGTCGATGCGTGTGTTTCCTGCTACTGATTCCAACTGTCGCATCGCGAAAGTAGGCATCACCTAATAGTCGCAAGCCCGCATTAGGGTACCATCATTCGTCGCGTGCCACCAATTAGGCCGCCATTGTTTGATTACCTTTCCACGCCCTCCATAGTCTGCATTGACATGACACACACATCACATCCGCCATCTGGCATGACGCAGGCAAGCGTTCAACGACGGTGTGTGCAATTCCGTCCATCATCTGATCGTGGTTGGTTAGTGTTGAGTCTATTTTTTGTCAATCTTGATTTCTCCCAGTTGTTAGTTGAGAATAGAGGATTATGTTGGTTCCTTAATTTTGTTTCGATTGATCTATCATAGCATTCAGTCAAATTTGTGCACATATTGCATTGGTTCGCTATAAAACTTGTGAAGAAGTGCAAGGAAAACAATGTGACTTTATGCATCTAGATTTCTGTATAAAACTAATGGAAATTTGACCGTGTGAGAATTGTGAAACAACTAAagcagcgacaagtaatatggatggGATGGAGTACTTGTCTTTTTAGAAAACAAAATGTAAAATAAAGGagatttcaaaataaaataaaagcgaCGCTGACAACAAAGAAGTCACCGGTGGTAAAAATGACTAGACGAAGACCCCGGGAAGACAAGGAGAAGCCGTTCATGCCATGCTGCCACAAATAGGGAGAGAGAGAGCATCCCTCCTACGGGAGAGGGAGACCTTCCTTTCTTCACAACACTTGATGATCGATTGCTCGTTTCTTGGACCTACGCCTTCCCGGGAGCGGCAAGCCATTGCCATTCTTCCAAACTCAATCCCCTCCCAGTGTCCCACGATCCGCCTTGCCGTGCGTACGCTCAGCTGTCGCCGCGTTTTGATCGGCTTTCTGGGCTGCGCACTCCGTTAATTAGCGTCCAAGATGAACGACCTTTTCTCGACGAACTCGTTCAAGAAGTATGCGGACGCGAACCCGGAGACGTCGGCGGCCGACATGGAGGCCGGCGGCATGAACGGGGCGAACCTGGACCAGTTCTTCTCGGACGTGGAGGCTGTGAAGGAGGACCTAAAGGGCTTCGAGACCCTGCACAAGCGGCTGCAGTCCACCAACGAGGAGACCAAGACGGCGCACGACGCCCGCACCATCAAGGCCCTCCGCTCCCGCATGGACGGAGACGTCGAGCAGGTGCTCAAGCGCGCCAAGGCCGTCAAGGCCAAGCTCGAGGTGCTCAAGCGCGACAACGCCAACTCCCGCAAGGCGCCCGACTGGGGCCCCGGGTCCTCTGTCGATCGAACCCGCACCTCTGTCGTCGCCGGCCTCGGCAAGAAGCTCAAGGATATCATGGACGACTTCCAGGTAATTTGATCCGTCTAAACATGCTTGCATTGCGCGCCTCGGGCGTGAATATACGTGCACGAATGACGAGAACCTGTGACCGGCGTTGCCGGTGCATGCTCTATTCCGCGCAGGGGCTGAGGGCGAAGATGGCGGCGGAGTACAAGGAGACGGTGGCGCGGCGGTACTTCACGGTGACGGGCGAGCACGCGGAGGAGAGCACGATCGACTCGCTCATCTCGTCCGGGGAGAGCGAGTCGTTCCTGCAGAAGGCGATCCAGGACCAGGGGCGCGGGCAGGTGATGGACACCATCTCGGAGATCCAGGAGCGGAGCGACGCCGTCAAGGACATCGAGCGCAGCCTCATGGACCTGCACCAGGTGTTCCTCGACATGGCGGCGCTCGTCGAGGCGCAGGGGCACCAGATCAACGACATCGAGAGGCACGTCGCGCACGCCAGCTCCTTCGTGCGCCGGGGCACCGTCGAGCTGGAGCAGGCGCACGAGATCCAGAAGGACACCCGCAAATGGATGTGCTTCGCCGTCCTCGGGGGCATCGcgctcgtcgtcgtcctcgtcacgCCGGTGCTCATCAACCTCCACATCTTGACGCTCAGATGATTTCCGCCGGACGTCGTCCATGTGAAAACCCTGCCCCCTCCCCTGCTCCACACTTTTTATCTGTGACTCGTCACACTGTCAAGGACTTTGTTTTGGTTTTCGTTTCCAGCGGTGCACTTTATTTTCGTAGATGTAGCCTACAAAACTTTGTACTACTTGATTGAGAAAACACAGGGAGGATGTATATTGTAGTGATGTACCAGTTTAATTCTTGATCAAGCTTTTTTCTCAATCGAGAATACTGTAAATTatgtctctctctttttctcttgaaAAATAGATCCAGACGAGCTGCCATGATTTAATTTCTCAAATGATAACGTCCACACGTGTAGCATATTTGCACATTGCTCACACGCCTTCATCCACCTTGATTCTATTTTTCACGAATCCTAAAGGAGTCTGAATCTAAGTGCCACGTAGGCATAGCATGTTGTGCAGGCGTTAGAGTGCTCGCCCACACAACCCGCAGCGCGCGGTTGCCACCTGCGCCGTGTTGGGGAACTAGTTCCCGCCCACACAATCACCAACCAGTCCACGCGCGTGTGGGTGAACTGCTCTTCGCCCACACGACGCTCGTACGGTGATAGATGACAACTGCAGTTGCGTGTATgcggcaactaggtaaacacacatggcaactatgattcaTTGGTAGATGTCAACTGCAATTGCACGTAAGTGGTAACCAGGTAAACACGCATGGCAACTATAATTAACCATACATGACAAcgatggttggaccacacgtggcaactaggtaaacacacatgacaactattTATTTGAGcacatgtggcaagtagttaatcacacgcggcaactatggtttgattgcacacggcaactaccataaattagacatgacaaATATATTTAACCAAAACAGAGAGAGTtgtcatgcttttacaactacatttgccatcccgGATGGCAACTAAACCGTCATCCCACGGGTAACTAACGTAGCTGCGCCAGAAtgtgtgggcatttttgcttcaCGCCACACGCGCGGGGTgggatgagtagtacttgttgggcgtgtggcacgaagcagcTGCGCCCACATGTGTGGGCAGTTCTAATGTTCGCCCGCACATGacccgtgtgggctgcctcctgcttACGCCACACACGGTGTGAAGACGGATGTCTAATatgccacatgtgtgggcgttatcAGCGTCCATTAATTTTGAGTTATCCAAGCCACAGCATACAACAAAACTAAAACACCGCAATTACCATTATAGAACGCAATCGAGGAACATGTAACCCAGAGAGGAAGCACACGCTCCCCTTAATAAAATGTAACTTAGTGCCTAATACTTTCTTCGTCTCGATttatttgtcttagatttgtcaagatacgtacatccgtatgtagataaatctaagacaagtaatttgggacgaaGATAATATTCATTTGCTGCAGGAAGATCAGATTGAATTAGCACAAACTCTTACTGAAGAAAATG
Protein-coding regions in this window:
- the LOC123169271 gene encoding syntaxin-124-like, with amino-acid sequence MNDLFSTNSFKKYADANPETSAADMEAGGMNGANLDQFFSDVEAVKEDLKGFETLHKRLQSTNEETKTAHDARTIKALRSRMDGDVEQVLKRAKAVKAKLEVLKRDNANSRKAPDWGPGSSVDRTRTSVVAGLGKKLKDIMDDFQGLRAKMAAEYKETVARRYFTVTGEHAEESTIDSLISSGESESFLQKAIQDQGRGQVMDTISEIQERSDAVKDIERSLMDLHQVFLDMAALVEAQGHQINDIERHVAHASSFVRRGTVELEQAHEIQKDTRKWMCFAVLGGIALVVVLVTPVLINLHILTLR